One window of Maridesulfovibrio ferrireducens genomic DNA carries:
- the recR gene encoding recombination mediator RecR, producing MDNLPAPLRAVAQELAKLPGLGPKSALRIALTMLKMPREKVAGIGQSIIDLREKLCVCEHCASITETCPCRICSDPGRESDKLCLVSEWDSLLAIEEMGLYRGYYLVLGGLLSPLDGITPQNLEFNKLEARLAKGEVKELILALGATVEAEGTASYIKNMVQNRFPHIALSRLAQGIPIGSEVKHTDKETLRQSLEYRQKL from the coding sequence GTGGATAATTTGCCGGCCCCTTTGCGGGCTGTGGCTCAGGAGTTGGCTAAACTTCCGGGGCTTGGTCCTAAATCTGCTTTGCGAATTGCCTTGACTATGCTCAAAATGCCGCGGGAAAAAGTTGCAGGAATAGGGCAGAGCATAATCGATCTGCGCGAAAAACTCTGCGTTTGCGAGCATTGTGCAAGCATTACCGAAACTTGTCCCTGCCGTATTTGTTCTGATCCCGGCAGAGAGAGCGATAAGCTTTGTCTGGTTTCCGAATGGGATTCATTACTGGCTATAGAAGAAATGGGGCTTTACAGAGGGTATTATTTAGTGCTCGGCGGTCTTCTTTCGCCTCTTGATGGAATTACTCCGCAGAATCTCGAATTTAATAAGCTTGAAGCACGTCTTGCAAAAGGTGAAGTTAAAGAGTTGATTCTCGCTCTGGGGGCCACTGTGGAAGCTGAAGGAACTGCGTCATATATAAAAAATATGGTACAGAATCGTTTCCCTCATATCGCACTGAGTCGCCTTGCTCAGGGTATTCCAATCGGGTCTGAGGTTAAACACACGGATAAAGAGACTCTCCGTCAGTCTCTTGAATATCGCCAGAAGTTATAG
- a CDS encoding YbaB/EbfC family nucleoid-associated protein, protein MKGMNDLVRQAQVMQRKMTQLQEELKEREVESSAGGGMVTVKVNGSSEVLSITIDPAVVESGDVEMIQDLVLSAVNDANKKAKAMMDSEMAKITGGMNIPGMM, encoded by the coding sequence ATGAAAGGTATGAATGATTTAGTTCGTCAGGCTCAGGTTATGCAGCGTAAAATGACTCAGCTTCAGGAAGAACTTAAAGAACGCGAAGTTGAAAGTTCTGCCGGTGGCGGAATGGTAACAGTTAAAGTCAACGGTTCTTCTGAAGTATTATCCATTACTATTGATCCTGCTGTTGTAGAATCCGGTGATGTTGAAATGATTCAGGATCTCGTTTTGTCTGCAGTAAATGATGCTAACAAAAAAGCAAAAGCAATGATGGATTCTGAAATGGCTAAGATTACTGGCGGAATGAATATCCCCGGCATGATGTAG